One segment of Onychomys torridus chromosome 3, mOncTor1.1, whole genome shotgun sequence DNA contains the following:
- the Cpa1 gene encoding carboxypeptidase A1, which translates to MWKLLILSVLLEAVFGNENFVGHQVLRISAADGAQVQKVKELEDLEHLQLDFWRDPVRAGIPIDVRVPFSSIQSVKVFLESHDISYEIMIEDIQTLLDEEQKQMSAFQARALSTKTFNYATYHTLDEIYEFMDLLVTENPQLVSKIQIGNTFEGRPIYVLKFSTGGNNRPAIWIDTGIHSREWVTQASGVWFAKKITEDYGQDAAFTAILDNMDIFLEIVTNPDGFAYTHKTNRMWRKTRSRTQGSLCVGADPNRNWDAGFGLPGASSNPCSDTYHGKFANSEVEVKSIVDFVTNHGNIKAFISIHSYSQLLLYPYGYTSEPAPDKEELDQLAKSAVTALTSLYGTKYKYGSIIDTIYQASGSTIDWTYSQGIKYSFTFELRDTGLRGFLLPASQIIPTAEETWLALLTIMDHTFKHPY; encoded by the exons ATGTGGAAGCTGCTGATTTTGAGTGTGCTGTTGGAGGCAGTCTTTGGCAATGAGAACTTTGTGGG GCACCAGGTTCTCCGAATCTCTGCAGCCGATGGAGCCCAGGTGCAGAAAGTGAAGGAGCTGGAGGATTTGGAGCATCTGCAG TTGGACTTCTGGCGAGACCCTGTCCGGGCTGGAATCCCAATCGATGTCCGCGTGCCCTTCTCCAGTATCCAGTCTGTCAAAGTCTTCCTGGAATCTCACGATATCAGCTATGAGATCATGATTGAAGATATTCAGACACTGCTGGATGAGGAACAGAAGCAGATGTCTGCCTTCCAGGCCAGGGCCCTGTCCACCAAAACCTTCAATTATGCCACCTATCATACCCTGGATGAG ATCTACGAATTCATGGACTTGCTGGTGACAGAGAACCCACAGCTTGTAAGCAAGATCCAGATCGGCAACACTTTTGAAGGTCGCCCCATTTATGTACTGAAG TTCAGCACTGGAGGGAACAACCGCCCTGCCATTTGGATTGACACTGGCATCCATTCCCGGGAATGGGTCACCCAGGCCAGCGGCGTCTGGTTCGCAAAAAAG ATCACTGAAGACTACGGCCAAGATGCAGCTTTCACAGCCATTCTTGACAACATGGACATCTTCCTGGAGATTGTCACCAACCCTGATGGTTTTGCCTACACCCACAAAACG aATCGCATGTGGCGCAAGACTCGGTCACGCACACAGGGCTCTCTCTGTGTCGGGGCGGACCCCAACAGGAACTGGGACGCTGGCTTTGGGC taCCCGGGGCCAGTAGCAACCCCTGCTCGGACACTTACCATGGCAAGTTTGCCAACTCTGAAGTCGAGGTCAAGTCCATCGTGGACTTTGTGACAAACCATGGAAATATCAAGGCCTTCATCTCCATCCACAGctactctcagctccttctctaccCCTACGGCTACACATCAGAACCAGCTCCTGACAAGGAAGAGCTG GATCAGCTAGCCAAGTCTGCTGTGACGGCCTTGACATCTCTGTATGGAACCAAGTACAAGTATGGCAGCATCATTGATACAATCT ATCAAGCCAGTGGGAGCACTATTGACTGGACCTACAGCCAGGGCATCAAGTATTCTTTCACATTTGAGCTGCGAGACACTGGGCTCAGAGGCTTCTTGCTGCCTGCCTCCCAGATCATCCCCACAGCTGAGGAGACATGGCTGGCCCTTCTAACCATCATGGACCACACCTTCAAACACCCATACTAA